ACGCTCTGCCCCACCTGCGCCTTCAGCTCGTCCGCCATGGGCGCCAGCCGCTCCTTCAGGCTCTCCACGCCGCCGTCgatctgctgctgcagccggtCGGCGTAGGGGCTGAGGGAGGCCTGCACGCTCTGGGCGTTGTCCTGCAGGCGCTCCCGCAGCTCGGCCGCGTAGGGCTCCAGCGCCCGCTGCAGCTCCCCGGCGCTGCGGTCCACCCGCTCCCGCAGCTCCTCGGCGTAGGGGCTCATCTtggcctgcagctgctggatgtTGGTGCCGATCTGCTGGTGCACCTCGTCGGCGAAGGGCGCCAGCTTGTCccgcagctcctgcagctcgCGCTGGATCTGCTCCTTCAGGCGCTGCGAGTCCTGCGCCAGCCGCGCCTGCAGCTCGGTGGCGAAGGGCACCAGCCGCTCCTGCAGGTCCTCGGCGTAGGCGCTGAAGCTCTGCAGGTTGCTcctcagcagggtgctggggagaggggacacGTCAGGGCCCGTGTGCCCAAATCCCCAGGCCTGCCTGAcacccctgagcccccctgagcccccctgagccccccggCACTCACTTGAGCTGCTTGCTGATCTCGGTCTGCTGCAGCTGGTCCACCGTGTCCTTGGCATTGCTGCCCAGCTCCGTGAAGTACTTCCAGATCACGCCGGCCACCTCGTCAGGGTTCACGTCGGCCCGTGAGCCTGCAGGGGTGCCGGGGTCAGCGCTCACAGTCCCACTCCCCCAGGGACGTCAGCGCCattccccagcagtgccccggGGCAGGACCCCCCTGCCGGCACCAGGGACCCTCGTGCCGCCTCACCTGCAATCGCAAGGAGCACCAGGACAAGGGCGGCTGCCTTTGGCGCCATCCTGAGCACTGGGGACTCCTgtggagcacagagcagaggtgaAGGAAGCCCCAGGGAccagcagccccccagccccctgccagaGCCGTGGAGGCCGTggctccctccagcccctgcctctgctcacctgtgctgccactgctgcggtacctgcagctcccagcactaTTTATGCGGCCCGAGCGCTGCTGCACCTTCCACGCGGCTGTGACACACCAAGGGCGTGGACTTTAGCACGCTCACAACGTGGAAGTGCCTGACGTGTGCCCAGGCCTGACATCACCAGAGCCCTGACATcacccagcagcccccagcggggtgacagggacaggcaggggatGGGGGGGACACAGGACACACCGAGCCCCTCCGGGGGGCCCTGGGCTGAGGGGACACCTCACTGCTCTGTGGGTGCACAGtgtcagtgctggcagcacaaACCTGGGGTGTGTGGTTGTGGGATGgtggcagtgggacagggcACGGGgtctggggacactgcagggacctcccagctctgccaccggctgtgctgtgcctgggctgggcagcggGGCAGGACACGGGCTCAAGGGGACActtggctggagctgggggacaCGAGGCTGTGCACAGGCAGGATGGCATCGTCACTTCCCAGTGCAGGCTCCTGggggaagccctggcacaggaagaggccactgcagggcactgcagccaCACGGTGCCTGCGAGTGGAGCTGGGGCCCGTGCGTGTCCCTGGCCGTGGGCATTGGGCTCTGGGCACACACCTGGGCACcgggcagcccccagcccagcccagccctgcccgagGGCAGCGGAGCAGCGGCGCTGTGTCACAGAGGGCAAAGGGCAcggcaggcagggacagggaccggccaggcagtggcagtggcagtggcaaGGTCCGAGGAGCCTCGCGGTGCCCGAGGGCGTCGTGCCCGGGGACAGGGCC
This DNA window, taken from Prinia subflava isolate CZ2003 ecotype Zambia chromosome 22, Cam_Psub_1.2, whole genome shotgun sequence, encodes the following:
- the APOA4 gene encoding apolipoprotein A-IV, translating into MAPKAAALVLVLLAIAGSRADVNPDEVAGVIWKYFTELGSNAKDTVDQLQQTEISKQLNTLLRSNLQSFSAYAEDLQERLVPFATELQARLAQDSQRLKEQIQRELQELRDKLAPFADEVHQQIGTNIQQLQAKMSPYAEELRERVDRSAGELQRALEPYAAELRERLQDNAQSVQASLSPYADRLQQQIDGGVESLKERLAPMADELKAQVGQSVAELRRGLSPYAQEVQDGLNRQLESLTVQMERAAEELRARLAASSEELRAQLSPLAQELREAASGDAESLRQRLAPLAQQLEQRVGQTLDAFRQQAAPFGETFGKQLVQRLEEMRGKLDSGAAGVEDHLELLEKEVREKVAAFLSTVPPPQN